The following nucleotide sequence is from Pirellulales bacterium.
TCGGTTGGCCTTGCAGCAGGCGGACCGGCAGATGCAACGCGCCGCCCTGCTGCTCGACGGGCAGAAGACCGGCCAGCCGACGCAACAGGCGGAACAACGCGCCATCGACCTGTTGACGCACGCGGTAGAGGCCCTCAAACCGGCCGCCGGCGGGCCTCAAGAACAAGAAAGCGAATCTCAGCCGGGCGAGCAAAATGCCAACGCCGCCGACCCCAGTCAGATGCTGGCCGAGCTGAAGCTGCTAAAATGGATGCAGGACGACGTGAACCAGCGCACCGAGGCGCTCGACAAGGCCCATCGCGGCGCCGCCGAGTTGCCGCCCGACGCGCAGCGTGAATACGAGGAGCTGAGCGAGCAGCAAGGCGTGATCGCCGAGCTGACGTTGAAGTTGGCGAACGAAGAAGGCTGATTGCGAGTGTTAGCCGCGACAAAGACATACCTTGACCTTGTCAAAAGAGTCCCGCTGAGGCCGATTCAGTCGGAAGCCGAGTTGGACCGCGCGATTGCAGCCATTGATCGGCTTTTGGAACGGCCTTCGCTGTCGCGCGATGAAGACGACTATCTCGATGTGTTAAGCGACCTGGTGTTTAAGTACGAACAGGCCGTGCATCCGCTCGCACCGGTCGGTTCGCGGCAAAGTTCCACGAGAAAACAAACGAGCACCCGACAGCGTCATGGGAGGAAATCGGATGAGTCCCTTTAGAACTTTCGCAGCGACCGCTACCATCAACCACAGCAGCGCTTTCAAGGTGAACTGCGGGCGGCAACCCGGACGGTGGCGGAGCTACATTTTTACCGTCGCCGCCGACAGCACGCTCCCGATCTCCTCGACCGCCGTCGTGAGCGATCGCACGGCCATTTTATAGTTCGTGTGATCCGAGACCTGCGGTTGCAACTCGGCGAACTTGGCGGCCGCTTCCCGCAGGCCGGCATGCTTTTTATGAACCAGCTTCAGATATTCGGCCGAGTCCTGGGCGGTCCAGGCCGGCCCCAACGCCAGGCAGAAGTCGTAGAGCGTGCGGACGACCTCCATCAGTTCGTCGTCGTCTTCGGCCTCTTCCGAGTGCTTGACGAACGTGCGCACCACCCAGATGTGGCTGACCAGCGCGTCGATCCGCCGCATGGCTTCGTCGGCAGTCATGGCAGGTCCCTCGCAACATCACGTGCCGACGGGCTGGGTGCCCGCGGGCCCGTGGGCCGGTGTCTTGGCCGCGGGGGCATGTCCGCCACGGGGAGCAAACACCAGCACCGTCACCGCGCCCGCCACAACCAGGATCAGGCCCGCATAGAAGATCGGATGGATCGAGCTGGCGCCCTGAAGCTGAATGCCGATCAACGTGTTGATCACCGGAGCGCATCCGAAGACCAGCGGCATGACGTAGATCGGCTTGCCACCGAAGTTGAAGGCCATGATCACTCCCAACGCGCCCACGGCCCCCGCGGCGCCGCCGGCCAGGCTCCACAAGCTGCCGTTATAGGTGAAGCTGCTGTCCTCCGTCGTGAACAGCAAGATGAAGACCGGCACCAGCACGGCGATGACGAAATACGATACGCCCACGCAAACCAGCGGCCGCAAGCGGCTGCCCTGCATCAGCATCTGGCCCTTGTGCAACATCGGGCCATACACGCCCCAGCACAGGGCCGTCATCGCCACGCACAGCGTGACCACCGCCGTCTGGACCAGCGACACTTCGGCCGGCGCGTGGTCCGCCGCCTGGGCCACGGCGGCCGGCGCGGCGGACGGCTTGAACACCAGCACCGTCACGGCGCCGGCGGCCACGATAATCAGCCCCGCCACGAACAACGCGCTCGGCCGGCCGTGATCGCGGTGCGTCCACATCGTGTAAAGCGTGTTGACCACCGGAGCGCAGCCAAACACCAGCGGCATCACGTAGATCGGCTTGCCGCCGCTGGTAAAGGCCAGGATGATGCCCAGCGCCCCCAAGGCTCCCGCGGCGCCGGCGATCAAACTCCACAGCGTGCCGGAAAACGTCCAGCCGCCCCGCTCCGGCCGCAGCCTGAGCAGCACGCCGGGCGCGATGATGGCAATCACAAAGTAGGCCAGGCCGACGCAGATGAACGGCCGCCAGTGGGCATGGGCGCCCATGTCGCGTTGGCCCTGGTTCAGCACGGGACCATACACGCCCCAGCACAGTGCCGTGAGACCGACAAACAACAACGCCAAAACGAAATTCTTCATGGAGAAATTGGGGACCAGGCAGGGTGGAGGGCGGCAACTCGCGATACGCTGTGCCTAGTGTAACAACCGCTGGCCCGATTTGCACGCAGGCAGCCATCGTCGTAGGGTGGGACCAACTCAACGTTAAGATGCTGCGAGAAGGAGCGAGGCCGCGTTTTCCGCGCTTCCACGGCCCGGCGAATACCGTACAATGCGGACGTTGGCCCACTCACCCCAGGAGATGTCCGATGCTCGACATGGTCGCTTCGCATCCCGCGATTTCGGCGGCGATGGCGGTGGTCTTGGCCGCCTGCATGGGACTGGCGGCCGCCGCCGGCATCGTGGGATACCTGAACCGCAGCAGCTGAATGAAATCCACCGACGCGCTCGATCTCAGACAATTCATCCGCACGATCGCCGACTTTCCCAAGCCGGGCATTCTGTTTCGCGACATCACGCCGCTGCTGGCCGACGCCGACGCGCTGCGGGAAACGGTCAAACGGCTCGCCGATCCGTTCCGGAATGAAGACATCGACGCGATCGCCGCCGCCGAGGCCCGCGGATTCATCTTCGCGGCCCCCCTGGCGATCGAATTGGGCAAAGGCTTCGTGCCGGTGCGCAAGCCGGGCAAGCTCCCCTTCGAAACACGCCGCTTCAGCTACGATCTGGAGTATGGCAATGACAGCCTGGAGATTCACAGCGACGGCCTGGCCGCGGGCGCCCGCGTGCTGTTGGTCGACGACCTGCTGGCCACCGGCGGCACGATGCAGGCCTGCTGCCGGCTGGTCGAAGGCTGCGGCGCGCAAATCGTCGGTTGCGCTTTTGTGATCGAACTGACCGGGCTGGGCGGCGCGAAACGCATCGCTCCGCACAAGACGTTCAGCTTGCTGAAATTTGAATGACCTCAATTGAGAGATTTGCATGAGCCGGCCGGTCGCCGTTTGCTTGTTGATGTGGCTACTGTTGCCGCACGTTGTCTTTGCCGATGCTGCGGGCGATTGGCCGTCGTGGCGCGGGCCGCGACGCGATGCCCGTTGTGACGAAAAGGGGCTGCTCGGCGCATGGCCCGAAGGCGGGCCGAAACTGGTATGGCAGGCCGACGGTCTGGGCGAGGGCTTTTCGGCGCCCAGCGTCGCCGGCAACCTGGTCTACGTCATGGGCAACAAAGACGGGCAAGAGTGGGTGTTGGCCCTCGACCGCACGAAGCAGGGCCAAGGTGTGTGGGCGGTGCCGACCGGACCCGTGCGTAGCAACGGCGGCGGATACCCTGGCCCGCGAGCGACACCCACGGTCGACGGCAACCGCGTCTTTGCTTTGGGGCTGAACGGCGACCTAGTGTGCCTTGATGCCGAGACGGGCAACTTGCATTGGCGGCACGATCTCGTGGCCGACTTCGGTGGCCGCGTGGGAGGCTGGGGATATTGCGAATCGGTCCTGGTCGACGACAAGTGGGTGCTCTGCACACCCGGCGGCGATCAGGCCACGATCGTGGCCCTGCTCAAGACCAGCGGCAAGCCTGTCTGGGCCTCGGCCATCGGCGATACCGCCGATTACGCCTCGATCGTGCCGATTCAGGTGTCGGGCACCAAGCAGTATGTGCAGTTGACCCATCAGGGCGTGGTGGGAGTCGAAGCCAAGAAGGGCGCGTTGCTGTGGCGATACAACAAACCGGCCAATGGCACCGCCAACTGTTCGACGCCGGTCTTCTTCGACGACAGCGTTTTTGCCGCCTCCGGATATGGCACCGGGGGCGGCCTGGTACACCTCTCGAAGAAGCGAAAAATGTGGGAAGCCACCGAGGTCTACTTCACCTCCGAGATGAAGAACCATCACGGCGGAATGGTAGTGGTCGAGGGCCACCTCTACGGCTGCGACGATCCGGGAATCCTCCGCTGCCTCGATTTCAAGACGGGCAAATCGCTGTGGCAAGACCGAAGCTGCGGCAAGTGCTCCCTGCTCTATGCCGACGGCATGCTTTATTGCCGCAACGAGCAAGGGCTGGTCAGCCTGGTGCGGGCTTCGCCGATGGGCTTTGAGCTGAAGGGGCGTTTCCAGCAACCGGACCGTAGCGACCGAAACGCCTGGCCTCATCCCGTGATTGCGGGCGGGCAACTCTATCTGCGCGATCAGGACAAGTTGTTCTGCTACGACTTGCGAAACTAGCGGAGCGGTGCGATGCTTTTTGCGACATCCCACAAAGCACTGCTGCTATTCGGAAGCAGGTTGGCCTGGGATCGCGTACCGTCGCAGGATCTTGAGCACGTGCTCGGCGGTCTCGCCGTCGATGGCGACGCCGGGCGTGCCGACAATGGTCAGCAGCCATTTGCCGCCTCCTTGGTCGGTGACGCACGTGATATGGTCGATCGACACCAGCCGCTGAGCGCCTGCGGTCAACTCGATGAAACGTTGCTTCATGGCCTGCCAGCCCTGTAAAAGAGAACTCCGCCCCCAGCCGCCTCTCGATATCCGATTCCCGCAAAAACAGCGCTGATTA
It contains:
- a CDS encoding PQQ-binding-like beta-propeller repeat protein → MSRPVAVCLLMWLLLPHVVFADAAGDWPSWRGPRRDARCDEKGLLGAWPEGGPKLVWQADGLGEGFSAPSVAGNLVYVMGNKDGQEWVLALDRTKQGQGVWAVPTGPVRSNGGGYPGPRATPTVDGNRVFALGLNGDLVCLDAETGNLHWRHDLVADFGGRVGGWGYCESVLVDDKWVLCTPGGDQATIVALLKTSGKPVWASAIGDTADYASIVPIQVSGTKQYVQLTHQGVVGVEAKKGALLWRYNKPANGTANCSTPVFFDDSVFAASGYGTGGGLVHLSKKRKMWEATEVYFTSEMKNHHGGMVVVEGHLYGCDDPGILRCLDFKTGKSLWQDRSCGKCSLLYADGMLYCRNEQGLVSLVRASPMGFELKGRFQQPDRSDRNAWPHPVIAGGQLYLRDQDKLFCYDLRN
- a CDS encoding adenine phosphoribosyltransferase gives rise to the protein MKSTDALDLRQFIRTIADFPKPGILFRDITPLLADADALRETVKRLADPFRNEDIDAIAAAEARGFIFAAPLAIELGKGFVPVRKPGKLPFETRRFSYDLEYGNDSLEIHSDGLAAGARVLLVDDLLATGGTMQACCRLVEGCGAQIVGCAFVIELTGLGGAKRIAPHKTFSLLKFE
- a CDS encoding amidohydrolase, which encodes MTADEAMRRIDALVSHIWVVRTFVKHSEEAEDDDELMEVVRTLYDFCLALGPAWTAQDSAEYLKLVHKKHAGLREAAAKFAELQPQVSDHTNYKMAVRSLTTAVEEIGSVLSAATVKM